In the genome of Streptomyces collinus, one region contains:
- a CDS encoding MCE family protein yields the protein MITRTVKAQLIAFATLTAVGVSYVGAEYTGLVDEVLDRGYTVRADFADSGGVFPGAEVTYRGVPVGKVGALRLAGREGVSVTLDIEDGAPRIPADTLAVVANRSAVGEQYVDLQPRSSRGPYLLEGSTIPRESTRVPLSTTDMVLGLDRLVNSVGKDDLGVTVDELGKAFAGTGPNLGRLVDSGNTLVESASEALPETIALIEDSRKVLKTQADQGSSIKSFARDLASLSAQLKSSDGDLRKLIGNARPAAQELNSLLKSAGPQLSVLLANLISGGQVTLARLPGVEQALVTFPLMVAGSYTVVPGDGTTHFGLVLNADDPPACTQGYGTARRDPADTSTREANTGARCTLPRGSQSSVRGAQNAPGASASGGGANQAAYVTPYDPETGTTTGPDGNNVEIGSTGGQQAVFGKESWQWLLVGPMA from the coding sequence GTGATCACCCGTACGGTCAAGGCGCAACTGATCGCCTTCGCCACCCTCACCGCCGTGGGCGTGTCGTACGTCGGCGCCGAGTACACGGGCCTGGTGGACGAGGTCCTGGACCGCGGCTACACCGTGCGGGCCGACTTCGCCGACTCCGGGGGCGTGTTCCCCGGTGCCGAGGTCACCTACCGCGGGGTGCCGGTGGGCAAGGTCGGCGCCCTGCGCCTGGCCGGCCGGGAAGGCGTCTCGGTCACGCTCGACATCGAGGACGGGGCGCCGCGCATCCCGGCGGACACGCTGGCGGTGGTGGCGAACCGTTCAGCGGTGGGCGAGCAGTACGTCGACCTCCAGCCTCGGTCCTCCCGCGGCCCGTACCTGCTGGAGGGCAGCACGATCCCCCGTGAGAGCACGCGGGTGCCGCTGTCCACGACGGACATGGTCCTCGGCCTGGACCGCCTGGTGAACTCGGTCGGCAAGGACGACCTGGGGGTCACGGTCGACGAACTGGGCAAGGCGTTCGCCGGCACCGGCCCGAACCTGGGCCGCCTGGTGGACTCGGGCAACACCCTGGTCGAGTCGGCGTCCGAGGCACTGCCGGAGACGATCGCCCTGATCGAGGACTCACGGAAGGTCCTCAAGACGCAGGCCGACCAGGGCTCTTCGATCAAGTCGTTCGCGCGCGATCTGGCGTCGCTGTCAGCCCAGCTGAAGTCCAGTGACGGGGACCTGCGCAAGCTGATCGGCAACGCGCGGCCGGCGGCGCAGGAGCTGAACTCCCTGCTGAAGTCGGCCGGGCCGCAGCTGTCGGTCCTGCTGGCCAACCTGATCAGCGGCGGCCAGGTCACGCTGGCCCGCCTCCCCGGTGTGGAGCAGGCCTTGGTCACCTTCCCGCTGATGGTCGCGGGCAGCTACACGGTCGTCCCGGGCGACGGCACCACCCACTTCGGCCTGGTGCTGAACGCCGACGACCCGCCGGCCTGCACTCAGGGGTACGGCACGGCACGCCGCGACCCCGCGGACACCAGCACACGCGAGGCGAACACCGGCGCCCGCTGCACTCTCCCGCGCGGTAGCCAGTCGTCGGTGCGGGGCGCGCAGAACGCCCCGGGCGCGTCGGCCTCCGGCGGGGGAGCGAACCAGGCGGCGTACGTCACCCCGTACGACCCGGAGACCGGCACCACCACCGGCCCGGACGGAAACAACGTCGAGATCGGCTCGACGGGCGGCCAGCAGGCCGTGTTCGGAAAGGAGTCGTGGCAATGGCTGCTCGTCGGCCCCATGGCATGA